In Levilactobacillus brevis, a single genomic region encodes these proteins:
- a CDS encoding nuclear transport factor 2 family protein, producing the protein MTNKQRALDYLKAAFVDKDLAKVETFLGDHWIQHNPNVPDGLEALRGIIAGNEINWQPSIALEEGDIVAVHGRYTNFFGKTMIGVDFFRFDENGKMTEHWDVLQEEVPADKTASGNAMFPIVPQK; encoded by the coding sequence ATGACCAATAAACAACGCGCATTGGATTATTTAAAGGCGGCATTTGTCGACAAAGACTTAGCGAAGGTGGAGACTTTTCTGGGCGACCACTGGATACAGCACAATCCCAACGTGCCCGATGGTCTAGAGGCATTGCGGGGAATTATCGCCGGTAATGAAATTAACTGGCAACCTAGTATTGCGTTGGAAGAGGGCGATATCGTGGCGGTTCATGGGCGCTACACCAATTTCTTTGGCAAGACGATGATCGGTGTAGATTTTTTCCGCTTTGATGAAAACGGCAAGATGACGGAGCACTGGGATGTTCTACAAGAAGAGGTTCCAGCCGACAAGACCGCCAGTGGCAATGCCATGTTCCCGATTGTTCCGCAAAAATAA
- a CDS encoding NAD(P)H-binding protein has product MKYAISAATGHFGQIAIQHLLKTVPASNIVAIVRNAKKGHLVLPDGITIRQADYTDEAALETALAGVDRLLFISSVPGGEISRQQQHANVVSAAQAAGVEYVAYTSFAKADTAQSPLSRDHVTTEKLIKSSGLAYSFLRNAWYLENEISYLQAGAARKSGVYAAGAGQISFALEREYAEAAAKVLQLANPQPVYEFGGQPRTYADLAKAVQQATGKPADFQSVSSDAYRQALLAGGMAAEMVDVFASMQQMMKDNELKVTAADLESVLGRSLTPLPDAINEILQR; this is encoded by the coding sequence ATGAAGTATGCTATTTCTGCAGCGACTGGACATTTCGGTCAAATCGCCATTCAACACTTATTGAAGACCGTCCCAGCTAGCAATATTGTCGCGATTGTCCGTAACGCCAAGAAGGGCCATCTGGTACTACCAGATGGCATCACGATTCGCCAGGCCGATTATACGGACGAAGCCGCGCTGGAGACGGCATTGGCGGGCGTCGATCGCTTGCTGTTTATTTCGTCCGTTCCCGGTGGTGAGATTTCACGGCAACAACAGCATGCCAACGTGGTGAGTGCGGCACAAGCGGCGGGCGTTGAGTACGTCGCCTACACCAGTTTTGCCAAGGCCGATACGGCGCAATCACCGCTATCCAGGGACCATGTGACAACGGAGAAGTTGATCAAGTCGAGTGGATTGGCCTACAGTTTCTTGCGGAACGCTTGGTACTTGGAAAATGAAATCAGTTATTTGCAGGCTGGTGCCGCAAGAAAGTCTGGTGTTTACGCGGCCGGCGCGGGGCAGATTAGTTTCGCCCTGGAACGGGAATATGCCGAAGCCGCGGCAAAGGTCTTGCAACTGGCGAATCCACAACCAGTGTATGAGTTCGGTGGCCAGCCGCGGACCTATGCTGACTTAGCCAAGGCCGTCCAGCAGGCGACGGGCAAGCCCGCAGACTTCCAGTCGGTCTCCAGTGACGCGTACCGCCAAGCGTTGTTAGCCGGCGGTATGGCGGCGGAAATGGTCGATGTCTTTGCCAGCATGCAACAAATGATGAAAGATAATGAACTTAAGGTGACGGCCGCTGATCTAGAATCCGTTCTGGGACGGTCATTGACACCACTCCCCGACGCAATTAACGAGATTTTACAGCGTTAG
- a CDS encoding Rrf2 family transcriptional regulator has product MKYSYKLSDAIHILVYIHIAPKGLLDSTTIATSVESNPSVVRRLMATLKKAGLIDSRAGTAEPKLARPATEISLLDVFRAVEPNSALLHVDPRTNSDCPVGAHIQQTLDGAYSRIQRAAENEMRQLTIQDMVEDIQLRNHQVG; this is encoded by the coding sequence ATGAAATATTCTTACAAATTAAGTGATGCCATCCACATCCTAGTCTACATTCACATCGCGCCTAAGGGCCTGCTCGACAGCACAACCATCGCAACCAGTGTGGAATCCAATCCTAGCGTGGTTCGCCGGTTGATGGCGACCTTGAAAAAGGCCGGGTTGATTGACAGTCGAGCGGGGACGGCCGAGCCGAAATTAGCCCGACCAGCTACCGAAATTTCACTACTCGACGTGTTTCGAGCGGTGGAACCGAATTCGGCTTTACTGCACGTTGATCCGCGGACCAATTCGGATTGTCCAGTGGGCGCGCACATTCAGCAAACGTTGGATGGTGCCTACAGTCGAATTCAACGGGCGGCTGAAAACGAGATGCGTCAGCTGACGATTCAAGATATGGTTGAAGATATTCAGCTGCGGAATCACCAAGTTGGCTAA
- a CDS encoding TetR/AcrR family transcriptional regulator has product MDRRIRKTQNAIKHALISQLKTQPLAKISVAAIIAQADISRSTFYLHYDDIYDCYNQIVSETITTLLQKLAKTYPADSTASFSELATTSIHYVMAHRELFELITQSSNHQTIDQLKSKLVEKVLFFEHLDRENPQDYYDVVCSVNGIIGVMTDWLRHGTISQAELTVVVTNIIERI; this is encoded by the coding sequence TTGGATCGTCGTATTCGCAAAACCCAAAATGCGATTAAACATGCTTTAATTTCACAATTAAAAACGCAACCATTGGCTAAAATCAGTGTAGCGGCTATCATCGCGCAAGCCGACATCTCACGCAGCACCTTCTATCTCCACTACGATGATATCTATGATTGCTATAATCAGATTGTCAGTGAAACAATTACAACACTATTGCAGAAATTGGCTAAGACTTACCCGGCCGATAGTACAGCCAGTTTTAGCGAATTAGCGACCACCAGTATTCACTATGTGATGGCGCACCGCGAACTCTTTGAACTAATCACGCAATCCAGCAATCATCAAACTATCGATCAACTTAAATCAAAATTAGTTGAAAAAGTTTTATTTTTCGAACACCTCGACCGCGAAAACCCACAAGATTACTATGACGTCGTCTGTTCCGTCAATGGCATCATCGGCGTCATGACAGATTGGCTGCGTCACGGAACTATTTCGCAAGCAGAATTGACGGTTGTCGTCACCAATATTATCGAACGTATCTAA
- a CDS encoding GNAT family N-acetyltransferase: MEFRPAIRSDLSGLVQLLTRAFYAYPTFTMALRSEFRGTTGYDKFLNDYFVMDLLLYWRKGKLVVAEEQGQLIGVGVMAAPNVRLTWWDYFRSGGLRLVWPYLWHRRGRLAEISRADGMAQPSQETWTLVYFAVDPDFQGRGVGTRLLNQQIIPTVRAAGAKSLTLVTNTQRNVRYYSDQSFQVVTHHQVNSQGVQVFNWQLTRQVTMS; the protein is encoded by the coding sequence ATGGAATTTAGACCGGCAATTCGCTCTGACTTATCTGGCTTAGTCCAGCTATTAACACGAGCCTTTTACGCCTATCCAACATTTACCATGGCTTTGCGTTCGGAATTTCGGGGCACCACGGGTTACGATAAGTTTTTGAACGATTACTTTGTCATGGATTTATTGCTTTATTGGCGTAAGGGGAAACTTGTGGTGGCGGAAGAGCAAGGCCAATTAATTGGTGTTGGGGTCATGGCAGCGCCTAATGTTAGGCTTACATGGTGGGACTATTTTCGTTCTGGAGGTTTACGGTTAGTATGGCCATATTTGTGGCATCGCCGTGGTCGTTTGGCTGAGATTAGTCGTGCCGATGGGATGGCGCAACCATCCCAAGAGACATGGACTCTAGTGTACTTTGCGGTTGATCCTGATTTTCAAGGTCGTGGCGTGGGGACGCGGCTATTGAATCAACAGATCATTCCCACGGTACGTGCGGCGGGGGCTAAGAGTCTGACGCTAGTTACCAATACACAGCGTAATGTACGGTACTACTCTGATCAAAGTTTTCAGGTGGTGACACATCATCAGGTAAATAGCCAAGGTGTTCAGGTGTTTAATTGGCAACTTACGCGTCAGGTGACGATGTCGTAG
- a CDS encoding beta-galactosidase → MKADLTWLDDPQTFRINQVPAHSDHRGYASLTEATAHRSSLVQSLDGAWAFQFARDPQHRPVGFYQPDYDRRYFDRLQVPGHIELAGYGQIQYINTAYPWEGKHYRRPAYSQGADQPERGMFSTDPENTVGAYVKHFTLDPALQGKRVSIEFDGVEQAMFLWLNGQFVGYAEDSFSRSEFDLTRYLQPGENLLAVEVFKHSTAAFLEDQDMFRFSGIFRSVRLVAKPDLHLEDLTIRAGVDAALTTGQLAVTLRLSAAKQLAGAVQVRLLDATGQSLWQAERDVADTVALTADLPHIHLWSHHDPYLYQLQVTLHDATGAMVEVVPYPVGFRRLEMKDHVITLNGQRLILNGVNRHEWDAHRGRAVTLADMQRDLDIFDANHINAVRTCHYPDQPVWYGLCDRRGIYMMAENNLETHGTWQKMGAVEPSYNVPGDLPQWQLAVLDRAKSNYEMFKNHPAILFWSLGNESYAGEDLVAMDAYYHHVDPTRLTHYEGVFQNRAYADRISDVESRMYNPPREIEKYLQNAPTKPFLDCEYMHDMGNSLGGMASYNDLLDRYPMYQGGFIWDFIDQALWVKDAVTGRPVLRYGGDFDDRHSDYEFSGDGLLFADRTPKPALQEVRYYYGQHD, encoded by the coding sequence ATGAAAGCAGATTTAACGTGGCTGGATGATCCCCAGACCTTCCGGATCAATCAAGTGCCAGCGCACAGTGATCACCGAGGCTATGCAAGCTTAACGGAAGCCACGGCGCACCGTAGCAGTCTGGTTCAGAGTCTGGATGGCGCGTGGGCCTTTCAGTTTGCCCGCGACCCCCAGCACCGGCCGGTCGGGTTTTACCAACCAGATTATGACCGCCGTTATTTTGACCGCTTACAGGTTCCCGGCCACATCGAACTCGCCGGATACGGGCAGATTCAGTACATCAATACGGCCTATCCTTGGGAAGGTAAGCATTATCGTCGTCCCGCCTATAGTCAGGGTGCCGATCAGCCCGAACGGGGAATGTTTAGCACCGATCCTGAGAATACCGTGGGCGCTTACGTGAAACACTTTACGCTCGACCCGGCATTGCAGGGAAAACGGGTCAGCATTGAGTTTGACGGCGTGGAACAAGCCATGTTTCTGTGGTTGAATGGGCAGTTTGTCGGTTATGCCGAGGATAGCTTTAGTCGCTCGGAGTTCGATCTGACACGTTATCTGCAGCCCGGTGAAAATCTGTTGGCCGTGGAAGTGTTTAAGCACAGTACGGCCGCTTTCCTAGAAGACCAGGACATGTTCCGCTTCTCCGGAATCTTTCGTAGTGTCCGCTTGGTTGCCAAGCCCGACTTGCACCTAGAAGACTTGACGATCAGAGCCGGGGTCGATGCGGCGTTAACGACCGGACAATTGGCCGTGACACTGCGGTTGTCGGCGGCCAAGCAACTCGCCGGGGCGGTTCAGGTTCGGCTACTGGATGCGACCGGCCAATCGCTGTGGCAAGCCGAACGCGACGTTGCCGACACGGTAGCGTTGACCGCGGACTTGCCCCACATCCACCTCTGGTCACATCATGATCCATACCTTTACCAGCTACAGGTCACGTTGCACGACGCAACGGGGGCGATGGTCGAAGTGGTCCCTTACCCGGTTGGGTTCCGGCGGCTAGAAATGAAGGATCACGTCATCACGTTGAACGGGCAACGCTTGATTTTAAACGGTGTCAACCGGCACGAATGGGATGCGCATCGCGGTCGAGCCGTAACCTTGGCGGACATGCAACGCGACCTAGACATCTTCGACGCTAACCATATCAACGCCGTGCGGACCTGTCACTACCCGGATCAGCCGGTCTGGTATGGCCTGTGCGATCGTCGCGGCATCTACATGATGGCCGAGAACAATCTCGAGACGCACGGGACCTGGCAGAAGATGGGTGCCGTAGAACCCTCGTACAACGTGCCCGGCGACCTGCCGCAATGGCAACTCGCCGTGCTTGATCGGGCCAAGAGTAACTATGAAATGTTTAAAAATCACCCGGCCATTTTGTTCTGGTCGCTGGGTAACGAATCCTATGCGGGTGAGGACTTGGTCGCGATGGATGCCTACTACCATCACGTGGATCCGACGCGGCTGACCCATTACGAGGGGGTCTTCCAGAATCGCGCCTACGCCGACCGCATTTCTGATGTGGAGAGTCGGATGTACAACCCGCCGCGTGAGATTGAGAAATATCTGCAAAATGCGCCAACCAAGCCATTTCTGGACTGTGAATATATGCATGACATGGGCAATTCACTGGGTGGCATGGCCAGTTACAATGACTTGTTGGATCGCTATCCGATGTATCAGGGTGGCTTCATCTGGGACTTCATCGACCAGGCGCTCTGGGTCAAGGACGCCGTCACCGGTCGGCCAGTTCTGCGCTACGGCGGGGACTTTGATGACCGACACAGCGATTACGAATTTTCCGGAGACGGTCTGCTCTTTGCCGACCGTACGCCGAAGCCAGCATTACAGGAGGTGCGCTACTACTATGGCCAACATGACTAA
- a CDS encoding beta-galactosidase small subunit — MANMTKLKLTFGDVTLGVSGDHFRYLFAYDRGGLESLVRDGKEWLYRTPVPAFWRATTDNDRGNGFSRRSAMWLGADMFTHCTHVAVAVNDRAIPLPIAPENNRYTDHETAEKVAITFTYTTPTVPTTTVDVTYQVSAGGRLTVAVHYHGAAGLPELPALGLRWVLPTAASGFDYQGLSGETYPDRLAGGQPGTYHVAGLPVTPYLVPQECGMHMATDWVTVTREQTLNNADPDHQAFQLTVRKHDQPFAFSCLPYTPEELENATHQEELPLPRRTVLTIYGAVRGVGGIDSWGADVEPAYHISGETDHAFQFEI, encoded by the coding sequence ATGGCCAACATGACTAAATTAAAATTAACGTTTGGCGACGTGACGCTGGGGGTGAGTGGCGACCATTTCCGCTACCTCTTTGCCTACGATCGCGGCGGTCTGGAATCGCTGGTTCGCGATGGTAAAGAATGGCTGTACCGCACGCCGGTCCCGGCCTTTTGGCGAGCCACCACGGATAACGACCGGGGTAATGGCTTTTCTCGGCGTTCGGCTATGTGGCTGGGCGCGGATATGTTTACCCACTGTACCCACGTGGCGGTGGCGGTAAATGACCGTGCAATTCCATTACCGATTGCGCCCGAAAATAACCGGTATACCGACCACGAGACGGCGGAAAAGGTGGCAATCACCTTTACCTATACGACACCAACCGTGCCAACAACGACGGTTGACGTGACGTATCAGGTCAGCGCGGGTGGCCGCTTGACCGTGGCCGTCCACTACCACGGTGCGGCCGGTTTGCCAGAGTTGCCCGCATTGGGTCTACGGTGGGTATTGCCCACGGCTGCAAGTGGCTTTGACTATCAGGGCCTGTCGGGTGAGACCTATCCGGATCGCCTGGCGGGTGGTCAACCGGGAACGTATCACGTGGCCGGCTTGCCGGTGACGCCATATCTGGTGCCGCAGGAATGTGGCATGCACATGGCGACCGATTGGGTGACGGTGACTCGTGAGCAGACGCTGAATAACGCCGATCCGGACCATCAGGCCTTTCAGTTGACGGTCCGCAAACACGACCAGCCCTTTGCCTTCAGCTGCCTGCCTTATACGCCAGAAGAGTTGGAAAACGCCACTCATCAAGAAGAGTTACCATTGCCGCGGCGAACGGTCCTGACGATTTACGGCGCCGTCCGTGGTGTCGGTGGTATCGATAGCTGGGGCGCCGACGTGGAACCGGCGTACCATATTTCCGGGGAGACGGACCACGCGTTTCAGTTTGAAATCTAA